In Plasmodium cynomolgi strain B DNA, chromosome 2, whole genome shotgun sequence, the genomic window GTTgcacagggaaaaaaaacgtaccctaaaaaataataagaatatacacaaaatggaagttcAGGGGAACTTATTCATTGACATAGGGGCAAATTTGACTGATAGGATGTTTGATGGAGTTTATAGCAAGAAGAAGCATGCGAATGACCTGCAACAGTAACGAAAACAGCTGCGCATATTCGCGACTCGTTTTGTATATGCGTATATTTATGCTCACGCTTGCCCACGTAACACATATGCGTGTACAAATACATGACCACGCACTTACCGACATTCGCCCCCCTTCCCAACACTGTCCACCGCATGTTCCACGCAACAGCGTTTTAAATAGAGCCAAGAAGAACAATGTTGAGAAGATTATAATAACGTGCACCTGCCTGGAGGACATCGATAAATCCCTGAAGATTTGCGAAACATACGGTTAAATTTTGTGCttgttatataaaaatgaaaatgtgcTTGTGTCGTCCGTTGActaatttttccctttcattcatttttaaaacagaTCCGGAGGGCAAGTTCCTTTTTCTAACTGCTGGCGTGCACCCCACCAACTGCTACGAGTTCATTGAAAAGAATTTCATGGAGGAAAAAGACAAGCaagcaaaaagggagttTGAGGAATTTAttaactattttaaaaatgtgaaagaggTGAAATACGCGGTAACGGAAAATCCCAAACGTGACGACGCCAAAGCGAAAGAACATAACGCAAATTCAGCTGATTCTCAAATAAAGAACgaggaaaataaacattCTAGTGAAACACTACAACGGGATGTGCTCAAAATTCCTGGCTTCGTCTATgacaaaaaggagcaagATTATTtagagaaattaaaaaaaaaaataacaaatcaTAGCAACAGAATTGTATCCATTGGTGAAATAGGCCTGGATTTCGATAGGCTGTTTTTCTGCCCcaaatatattcaaattaAGTATTTTATATATCAGTTAAAATTAGTGGAAATGTTTAAactacccatttttttgcacatgagGAACTGTTccgatatattttttgaaattcttGACAAATACAAACCATTAATTGAAGGAGTTGGAGGCGTAATTCATAGTTTTACAGACAGGGAGGagat contains:
- a CDS encoding TatD-like deoxyribonuclease (putative); this encodes MKLFFYLLRCVVILIXLHTIFLEANAVTKFKNIRFFIPFEISRVLHREKKRTLKNNKNIHKMEVQGNLFIDIGANLTDRMFDGVYSKKKHANDLQHVLNRAKKNNVEKIIITCTCLEDIDKSLKICETYDPEGKFLFLTAGVHPTNCYEFIEKNFMEEKDKQAKREFEEFINYFKNVKEVKYAVTENPKRDDAKAKEHNANSADSQIKNEENKHSSETLQRDVLKIPGFVYDKKEQDYLEKLKKKITNHSNRIVSIGEIGLDFDRLFFCPKYIQIKYFIYQLKLVEMFKLPIFLHMRNCSDIFFEILDKYKPLIEGVGGVIHSFTDREEIIEKINTYKNLYIGVNGCSLKTAENLNAVKKIPLNLLLLETDAPWCSIKKTHASYHFIQEKYEKRNYTNLKKIRNVIQCDDETIFKERNEPYNIV